A region of Aquila chrysaetos chrysaetos chromosome 13, bAquChr1.4, whole genome shotgun sequence DNA encodes the following proteins:
- the UNC93A gene encoding protein unc-93 homolog A — protein sequence MERNLKNVLVISFGFLLLFTAYGGLQNLQSSLHSEEGLGVASLSVLYAALILSSMFLPPILIKKLGCKWTIAGSMCCYIAFSLGNFYASWYTLIPTSVILGLGGAPLWSAKCTYLTIAGNSYAEKAEKNGKDIINQYFGVFFLIFQSSGIWGNLISSLIFSQASTKVEISEENLACCGAYDCMTDTTNTTGPAEPSNSLIYTLLGIYTASGVLAVLLIAIFLDEIKSDQAETEKEILETPSFWSTFLATFQHLKDKRQCLLIPLTMYSGFEQGFLSGDYTKTYVTCALGIHYVGYVMICFSAVNSLCSLLFGKISQFTGRKLLFALATVTNTTCIIALLLWKPHPKQLAVFFIFPALWGLSDAIWQTQTNGLYGILFEKHKEAAFANYRLWESFGFVIAFGYSTKLQVYIKLYILLSVLVLSMVTYGAVEYLEAKSSPGTPTATKKENVEPLTQEAHM from the exons ATGGAAAGGAATCTTAAGAATGTTTTGGTCatttcttttggatttttacttctcttcaCTGCTTATGGAGGACTCCAGAATCTACAG AGCAGTCTCCACTCAGAAGAAGGCCTAGGCGTTGCTTCCCTAAGCGTTCTCTATGCTGCGCTCATCTTATCATCCATGTTCCTCCCTCCAATCCTCATCAAGAAGCTGGGCTGCAAGTGGACCATCGCAGGTTCTATGTGCTGCTACATCGCGTTCTCCTTAGGGAACTTCTACGCTAGCTG GTACACACTAATCCCTACCTCTGTGATCCTGGGCTTAGGAGGAGCACCACTATGGTCTGCCAAATGCACTTACCTCACCATTGCTGGCAATTCATatgctgagaaagcagaaaaaaatgggaaagacaTTATCAACCAATACTTTGGGGTCTTCTTTCTGATATTTCAGTCCTCCGGCATCTGGGGAAATCTTATCTCATCCTTGATATTTAGCCAAGCTTCCACCAAag TGGAAATCTCAGAAGAAAACCTGGCATGCTGTGGCGCATATGACTGCATGACTGATACCACTAACACCACTGGGCCAGCAGAACCCTCCAACTCCTTAATCTACACTCTGCTAGGGATCTACACTG ctAGTGGTGTGCTAGCTGTGTTGCTGATTGCTATATTTCTGGACGAGATCAAATCTGACCAAGcagagactgagaaagaaatactaGAGACACCATCCTTTTGGTCTACGTTCCTAGCAACTTTCCAGCATCTTAAAGATAAAAGACAGTGTCTTCTAATCCCTCTGACAATGTACAGTGGGTTTGAACAGGGATTTCTTTCTGGTGACTACACAAAG ACATACGTGACCTGTGCCCTCGGGATACATTACGTTGGTTATGTGATGatctgcttttcagctgtaaattccctctgctctctgctcttcGGAAAGATCTCTCAGTTCACGGGTAGAAAACTTCTATTTGCATTAG CCACGGTTACAAACACCACCTGCATAATAGCACTACTGCTGTGGAAACCTCACCCTAAGCagcttgctgtgtttttcataTTCCCTGCTCTTTGGGGCCTATCTGATGCCATTTGGCAGACACAAACTAATG GACTTTATGGCATTTTATTTGAGAAACACAAGGAGGCTGCCTTTGCAAATTACCGTCTCTGGGAATCATTTGGATTTGTCATCGCCTTTGGTTATAGCACCAAATTGCAAGTCTACATCAAACTGTACATTTTATTGTCTGTGCTTGTGTTGTCTATGGTGACGTATGGAGCCGTTGAATACCTTGAAGCTAAGAGCTCCCCTGGGACACCTACTGctacaaagaaggaaaatgtagaACCCCTCACCCAGGAAGCACACATGTAA
- the TTLL2 gene encoding probable tubulin polyglutamylase TTLL2 produces the protein MMADDYDTRGLLRPLVFRLHENVPAIVREVLLERGWTEFDKKEQDDADWNLYWRNSPFRMTDHHSIKPWQRLNHYPEAVRITRKDYLARHLKRMKGAYGSGLYEFSPVAFIMPNDYVKFIAEYSKERQSVGRRPSYWICKPVDLSCGRGILIFQDIKDLVYDCTVIVQKYISNPLLISGYKLDLRLYVCVTSFCPLTIYTYEEGLVRFATEKFDLGSLDNVYAHLTNTSINKYGASYKKYKEGIGCGCKWTFSKFRSYLRISGVDDMVLWQKINNIVILTLLAVTPLPVASNCFELFGFDILIDDKFKPWLLEVNYNPALRLDCSIDDTVKRKLLHDIVELLNYKQTDTFRQNQVAGIKAGRRRVPWSTAGESATEETPGLLTCQKVAKCTSASFVQPALQAARGSIRKVAALTKKTARAHPRKTLTSQLRERMNVPKIPSQAKAEAKNKQLQGARCSSHKPAQLSRWLPTPDFCNYKSTTPPYFLSDKDQRPIPRVGDFVLIFPFNEAALQACRGGTDTKSIIKEINKLMSKQLPSKQQNTKKRVGYLTSV, from the coding sequence ATGATGGCAGATGACTATGATACAAGAGGTCTCTTAAGGCCATTGGTGTTCCGTCTCCATGAGAATGTCCCCGCAATAGTCCGTGAGGTTTTACTGGAACGCGGCTGGACTGAATTTGACAAAAAGGAGCAAGATGACGCAGACTGGAACCTGTACTGGCGGAACTCACCTTTCCGCATGACAGACCACCACAGCATTAAACCATGGCAGAGACTCAACCACTACCCAGAAGCTGTCCGGATCACCAGAAAAGACTACTTGGCAAGGCATCTGAAACGTATGAAAGGAGCATATGGATCAGGTCTGTATGAATTTAGTCCAGTGGCATTCATCATGCCCAATGACTATGTCAAATTTATAGCAGAATATAGCAAGGAGAGACAGTCAGTAGGCAGAAGACCTAGCTACTGGATTTGCAAGCCTGTGGATCTCTCCTGTGGAAGGGGCATACTCATTTTTCAAGACATTAAAGACTTAGTATATGACTGTACAGTCATTGTGCAGAAGTACATTAGCAACCCCTTGCTCATTTCAGGGTATAAACTGGATCTGCGCCTTTATGTGTGTGTCACCAGTTTTTGCCCCCTCACCATTTACACTTACGAAGAAGGACTGGTGAGGTTTGCCACTGAAAAGTTTGACCTTGGTTCTCTGGACAATGTCTATGCACACCTAACAAACACCAGCATCAACAAATACGGAGCttcatataaaaaatataaagaagggATTGGCTGTGGCTGCAAATGGACATTCAGCAAATTTCGTTCTTACCTTCGAATATCTGGGGTTGATGACATGGTCCTCTGGCAGAAGATCAATAACATAGTGATTCTCACCCTGCTTGCAGTAACCCCCTTACCAGTGGCTTCCAATTGCTTTGAGCTCTTTGGCTTTGACATCCTGATTGATGACAAATTCAAGCCATGGCTTTTAGAAGTCAACTACAATCCAGCCTTACGTTTAGACTGTTCCATCGATGacactgtgaaaagaaaacttcttcaCGATATTGTTGAACTGCTGAACTACAAGCAGACTGACACTTTCAGGCAAAACCAAGTGGCTGGGATAAAGGCTGGCAGAAGGCGGGTGCCCTGGAGCACAGCTGGTGAGAGTGCCACCGAGGAGACTCCTGGCTTACTCACTTGCCAAAAAGTGGCTAAATgtacttctgcttcttttgtaCAACCTGCCCTGCAGGCTGCAAGAGGATCGATTCGTAAGGTGGCTGCCCTGACCAAGAAAACTGCCAGAGCACATCCAAGAAAAACACTGACTTCCCAGCTGCGGGAAAGGATGAATGTGCCAAAAATACCTTCCCAAGCAAAAGCTgaagctaaaaataaacaactccAAGGAGCTAGGTGTTCTTCACACAAGCCTGCCCAACTCAGCCGCTGGTTACCTACACCTGACTTCTGCAACTACAAGTCAACCACACCCCCCTATTTCCTCTCTGATAAAGACCAGAGGCCTATCCCCCGCGTAGGAGATTTtgtccttatttttcctttcaatgaAGCTGCACTTCAAGCTTGCAGGGGTGGGACAGATACAAAGAGCAtcataaaggaaataaacaaattaatgaGCAAACAGTTACCGTCAAAACAGcagaacacaaagaaaaggGTAGGCTATTTAACTTCTGTGTAA